A part of Neodiprion pinetum isolate iyNeoPine1 chromosome 4, iyNeoPine1.2, whole genome shotgun sequence genomic DNA contains:
- the LOC124218114 gene encoding uncharacterized MFS-type transporter C09D4.1-like — protein MAFDSEMEAATAHLTRTKDPVIIAVGQKQQRSDINSNTPLTRVYTRRWLVLFIFILFTSSNISQWVQYSIISNIIERYYNVSTIAVDWTSLLFMLAYIPLVFPISYMMDRIGLRWTIIVGCLLTALGSWIKVFSIPRDRFYVTFIGQSLVASTQVIVLNVPGRLAANWFGSSQVSTATSMGLFGFQLGIAGSFLLTPIVVRNHDDLDDIGDDLSRLFWFFAVYSTVALITAIVFLRDEPPLPPSETRRLQKLNISENSDGFLPLMKRLLSNRSYLALCHSFGINIGVLNSIATLLNQMYLIHFEHGEKEAGQIGLAIVIMGLISSPIFGYILDKTHKFKLTISAVYALSLLGQILFAVSLVMEIKWMVYVSATFLGFFITSYFAVGYEVCAEYTYPEPEGVATAFLNVTNQIYGIAIVLIFGKVIDIFGDLWAHLVIGLFLFMGLITTLCTKDLQKRQNARQRAHYKEVPMSNTSFQDEKQII, from the exons atggCTTTCGACTCCGAAATGGAGGCCGCCACTGCTCATCTGACACGCACTAAAGACCCAGTGATCATTGCCGTCGGACAGAAACAACAGCGCAGCGACATTAACTCGAACACCCCGCTGACGAGGGTGTACACCAGGAGATGGCTcgttcttttcattttcatattattcacCTCATCCAACATCAGCCAGTGGGTTCAGTACAGTATCATCAGCAACATCATTGAGAG GTATTACAATGTTTCGACTATCGCCGTGGATTGGACATCTCTACTCTTTATGTTGGCTTACATTCCTCTGGTGTTCCCAATATCTTACATGATGGATAGAATTGGTCTACGCTGGACCATAATTGTTGGGTGTCTGCTCACTGCACTCGGATCCTGGATTAAAGTCTTTTCGATACCACGCGACCGATTCTACGTGACATTCATCGGGCAATCGCTGGTTGCCAGTACGCAG GTGATCGTGCTGAATGTACCCGGCCGCCTTGCCGCTAACTGGTTTGGATCGAGCCAAGTATCAACAGCCACGTCCATGGGTCTGTTTGGATTTCAATTGGGTATCGCAGGCAGCTTTTTACTGACGCCAATAGTTGTGAGGAACCATGATGATTTGGATGATATTGGCGACGATCTGTCGCGGTTATTTTGGTTCTTCGCTGTTTACTCAACTGTCGCACTGATCACCGCGATCGTCT TTTTAAGAGATGAGCCTCCCCTACCACCCAGCGAGACTCGCCGtcttcaaaaattgaatatatctGAAAATTCAGATGGTTTTTTACCCTTGATGAAAAGGCTTCTGTCGAATAGAAGTTACCTCGCGTTGTGCCACTCTTTCGGTATAAACATCGGCGTCCTGAATTCTATCGCAACACTTCTCAACCAAATGTACCTAATACATTTTGAG CATGGAGAAAAAGAGGCGGGACAAATCGGATTGGCAATCGTCATCATGGGGCTAATCAGTTCTCCAATATTTGGTTACATACTTGACAAAACACACAAGTTCAA ATTGACGATAAGTGCGGTATACGCACTCTCTTTGCTGGGACAAATACTCTTCGCAGTTTCATTGGTTATGGAGATAAAGTGGATGGTTTACGTTTCAGCCACATTCCTTGG atttttcataacTAGCTACTTCGCCGTGGGGTACGAAGTCTGCGCAGAATACACGTATCCAGAACCAGAAGGAGTTGCTACCGCATTTCTAAATGTCACTAATCAAATCTATGGTATCGCTATAGTATTAATATTTGGGAAGGTAATCGATATCTTTGGTGATCTATGGGCGCACCTGGTGATCGGGCTTTTCCTCTTCATGGGACTGATTACCACTCTTTGTACGAAAGACCTGCAGAAGCGACAGAATGCCAGGCAACGTGCGCATTACAAAGAAGTTCCAATGAGCAATACAAGTTTTCAAgacgaaaaacaaattatttaa
- the LOC124216186 gene encoding uncharacterized MFS-type transporter C09D4.1-like isoform X1 translates to MDQKQCTETSSIPLTRVYARRWLMLTIFIFYAIAGIGQWLQYSIISNIIERYYDVSLEAVNWTSLVFLVIYIPMVFPASYLIDRLGLHWTAIVGCAIITLGSWIKVFSASPDRFYVTFIGQAVISSAQVFVISVPGRLAANWFGPREISTATAIGLFGCQLALATNFLLPPNIVRNHEKLENIGNDLFVLYLTTAIFASLVTAAVVVFFRSDPPLPPSETRRLQKLHKTESTEGFLTLTRRLLTNRSYIALWHAFGVTIGVFNALSTLLNEMYLRRFKDGEVEVGQIGVIMTVLGMVGSIVAGVVLDKTHKFKLMISLVCALSWIGLMLVGIGLLVEYKWIIYLGAIVFGFFNGGYSTLGFEVCAEFTYPDPEGVTTAYLTVAHQSYGAAMILIFGKVMETCSDLWVHIGFGVIGFTGLVAHIFTKDLQRRQNAKEIACRNKVQLKEDPNLQGVDRTPRS, encoded by the exons ATGGACCAAAAACAGTGCACCGAAACCTCTTCTATCCCCCTGACAAGGGTGTACGCAAGAAGATGGCTGATGCttaccattttcattttctacgcAATCGCAGGCATCGGACAATGGCTGCAGTACAGTATCATAAGCAACATCATTGAAAG ATACTACGacgtatcgctcgaagccgtGAACTGGACTTCCCTGGTATTTCTGGTGATTTACATTCCTATGGTATTTCCCGCATCGTATCTCATAGATCGATTGGGCTTGCACTGGACCGCGATCGTCGGATGTGCTATTATCACTCTCGGCAGCTGGATCAAAGTATTTTCAGCCTCACCTGACAGATTCTACGTCACCTTCATAGGCCAAGCCGTGATATCTAGTGCCCAG GTGTTCGTGATAAGCGTCCCTGGCCGTCTTGCCGCTAACTGGTTTGGACCCCGTGAGATTTCAACAGCCACGGCAATTGGGCTTTTTGGCTGTCAACTAGCATTAGCAACTAATTTCCTCCTGCCACCAAACATCGTCAGGAATCATGAGAAGTTAGAAAATATTGGAAATGATCTGTTTGTACTCTACTTGACTACCGCTATCTTCGCATCGTTGGTCACCGCTGCTGTAGTTGTCT TTTTTCGGTCAGATCCTCCGCTACCACCGAGCGAAACCCGGAGGCTGCAAAAACTGCACAAGACAGAAAGTACAGAAGGATTCTTAACACTGACAAGAAGGCTGCTGACAAATCGGAGCTATATCGCTCTCTGGCATGCCTTCGGTGTTACTATAGGCGTTTTCAACGCTCTTAGTACACTGTTGAACGAAATGTACCTCCGGCGATTCAAG GACGGGGAAGTCGAAGTTGGACAAATCGGGGTGATTATGACAGTTTTAGGTATGGTTGGCTCCATCGTCGCGGGTGTCGTACTTGACAAGACACACAAGTTCAA ACTGATGATAAGTTTAGTATGTGCACTATCGTGGATCGGACTTATGCTCGTAGGAATCGGCTTGCTGGTCGAGTACAAATGGATCATTTACCTTGGAGCAATCGTGTTCgg GTTTTTCAATGGTGGCTACAGCACACTTGGGTTTGAAGTTTGTGCGGAATTCACGTACCCGGATCCAGAAGGCGTGACTACTGCTTATTTGACTGTCGCCCACCAATCGTACGGTGCAGCGATGATACTTATTTTCGGAAAGGTGATGGAGACTTGTAGCGATCTATGGGTCCACATAGGGTTTGGAGTCATCGGCTTTACGGGCTTAGTAGCTCACATATTTACAAAAGACTTGCAAAGGCGACAAAATGCGAAAGAAATTGCTTGTCGCAACAAAGTACAGTTGAAAGAAGACCCGAATCTACAAGGCGTGGATAGAACTCCTCGAAGTTAG
- the LOC124216186 gene encoding uncharacterized MFS-type transporter C09D4.1-like isoform X2: MVFPASYLIDRLGLHWTAIVGCAIITLGSWIKVFSASPDRFYVTFIGQAVISSAQVFVISVPGRLAANWFGPREISTATAIGLFGCQLALATNFLLPPNIVRNHEKLENIGNDLFVLYLTTAIFASLVTAAVVVFFRSDPPLPPSETRRLQKLHKTESTEGFLTLTRRLLTNRSYIALWHAFGVTIGVFNALSTLLNEMYLRRFKDGEVEVGQIGVIMTVLGMVGSIVAGVVLDKTHKFKLMISLVCALSWIGLMLVGIGLLVEYKWIIYLGAIVFGFFNGGYSTLGFEVCAEFTYPDPEGVTTAYLTVAHQSYGAAMILIFGKVMETCSDLWVHIGFGVIGFTGLVAHIFTKDLQRRQNAKEIACRNKVQLKEDPNLQGVDRTPRS; the protein is encoded by the exons ATGGTATTTCCCGCATCGTATCTCATAGATCGATTGGGCTTGCACTGGACCGCGATCGTCGGATGTGCTATTATCACTCTCGGCAGCTGGATCAAAGTATTTTCAGCCTCACCTGACAGATTCTACGTCACCTTCATAGGCCAAGCCGTGATATCTAGTGCCCAG GTGTTCGTGATAAGCGTCCCTGGCCGTCTTGCCGCTAACTGGTTTGGACCCCGTGAGATTTCAACAGCCACGGCAATTGGGCTTTTTGGCTGTCAACTAGCATTAGCAACTAATTTCCTCCTGCCACCAAACATCGTCAGGAATCATGAGAAGTTAGAAAATATTGGAAATGATCTGTTTGTACTCTACTTGACTACCGCTATCTTCGCATCGTTGGTCACCGCTGCTGTAGTTGTCT TTTTTCGGTCAGATCCTCCGCTACCACCGAGCGAAACCCGGAGGCTGCAAAAACTGCACAAGACAGAAAGTACAGAAGGATTCTTAACACTGACAAGAAGGCTGCTGACAAATCGGAGCTATATCGCTCTCTGGCATGCCTTCGGTGTTACTATAGGCGTTTTCAACGCTCTTAGTACACTGTTGAACGAAATGTACCTCCGGCGATTCAAG GACGGGGAAGTCGAAGTTGGACAAATCGGGGTGATTATGACAGTTTTAGGTATGGTTGGCTCCATCGTCGCGGGTGTCGTACTTGACAAGACACACAAGTTCAA ACTGATGATAAGTTTAGTATGTGCACTATCGTGGATCGGACTTATGCTCGTAGGAATCGGCTTGCTGGTCGAGTACAAATGGATCATTTACCTTGGAGCAATCGTGTTCgg GTTTTTCAATGGTGGCTACAGCACACTTGGGTTTGAAGTTTGTGCGGAATTCACGTACCCGGATCCAGAAGGCGTGACTACTGCTTATTTGACTGTCGCCCACCAATCGTACGGTGCAGCGATGATACTTATTTTCGGAAAGGTGATGGAGACTTGTAGCGATCTATGGGTCCACATAGGGTTTGGAGTCATCGGCTTTACGGGCTTAGTAGCTCACATATTTACAAAAGACTTGCAAAGGCGACAAAATGCGAAAGAAATTGCTTGTCGCAACAAAGTACAGTTGAAAGAAGACCCGAATCTACAAGGCGTGGATAGAACTCCTCGAAGTTAG
- the LOC124216187 gene encoding proteasomal ATPase-associated factor 1-like, producing MTANGNLPVINIRCDWDACLRGRDKEAWISYKYRDQLSVTGKLELRDGQISCSEGFTLMSYTGKSVTIKHTDSGTVTTFVAPLTSFPLHTKSCTRVSVTPGGLGLSSGSQGELQVWEVQRGVIRRTLEGHVGEIYQCRWFPSGVVVLGGGADWRTRVWCAQTGKCPVTLVGHTAPVTDMVIVERGRNVITASKDGSARLWDVGESKCLAVLCELTSSIIACAITSSNQLELPPNEEVLSDREIGTPGKVLALGCEDGTLALVAIAARAELGRKILPSSVSALSLVSNECLAVGLENGQIYLISIVRQLETLRVIHESNSPVRALLVYRDLLLVGQTDGVCIGYRLSSSNKDPISPVRLQLTGSDFEPINDLTSDGQDHIYVGARDGCIRKYQVGDIVERL from the exons ATGACTGCTAACGGCAATCTGCCTGTAATTAACATTCGTTGCGATTGGGACGCATGTCTCAG AGGCCGTGACAAGGAAGCCTGGATTTCCTACAAGTACAGAG ACCAACTCAGTGTCACGGGAAAACTGGAACTACGCGATGGCCAAATATCGTGCTCGGAAGGGTTCACATTGATGAGTTACACTGGAAAATCAGTGACCATAAAACACACAGACTCCGGAACCGTCACTACGTTTGTCGCTCCCCTGACATCGTTTCCCTTGCACACCAAATCTTGTACCAGGGTCTCGGTTACCCCTGGAGGCTTGGGATTGTCAAGCGGGTCACAAGGAGAACTACAAGTATGGGAAGTGCAGCGTGGAGTTATCAGA CGCACATTGGAAGGCCATGTAGGGGAAATATACCAATGCAGATGGTTTCCATCTGGTGTTGTAGTTTTGGGAGGTGGTGCGGATTGGAGAACAAGAGTTTGGTGCGCCCAGACAGGGAAATGTCCCGTTACCCTCGTTGGCCACACTGCCCCCGTCACAGATATGGTTATCGTTGAGAGAGGTAGAAATGTCATCACCGCATCCAA GGATGGTTCAGCCAGACTATGGGACGTTGGGGAGTCTAAATGCCTAGCAGTTCTCTGTGAGTTGACGAGCAGCATCATTGCTTGTGCTATTACTTCTTCAAATCAATTAGAGCTGCCCCCAAACGAAGAGGTCTTGTCAGATCGAGAGATTGGAACACCTGGAAAAGTGCTTGCTCTAGGCTGTGAAGATGGGACTCTTGCATTAGTGGCAATCGCAGCCAGAGCTGAGCTGGGCAGAAAAATTCTCCCTTCTAGTGTGAGCGCTTTATCACTCGTTAGTAACGAGTGTCTGGCTGTTGGCTTAGAGAACGGACAG ATTTATTTGATAAGTATAGTCAGGCAGCTGGAAACTCTGAGGGTAATCCACGAAAGCAACAGCCCTGTCAGAGCGTTGCTAGTGTACAGAGATTTGCTCTTGGTGGGCCAAACAGACGGTGTATGCATTGGTTATCGGCTGTCCTCGTCGAACAAGGATCCCATTTCGCCGGTTCGTCTGCAGCTAACGGGATCCGATTTTGAACCGATCAACGATCTGACATCGGACGGACAGGATCATATTTACGTTGGAGCGAGGGACGGGTGTATACGCAAATACCAAGTCGGTGATATTGTCGAAAGACTTTGA